Within bacterium, the genomic segment GTTTCGCGATCTCCCGATCGCCCAGGCCCTGGGCGATCAGCTGGAGCACCTGGGCTTCGGCCCGGGTCAGGCCATGCCGGGCCCGCAGCTCCTCGATCCGGCGAGGGGACTCCGGCTCCTCGAGCGTGACGAGGATGAAAGTCTTTTCGGAGCCGCGGGCGAGCTGGAGCTCGGCTCGCAGCGGACCCGTGGCCAGGGCGAGCTCGAGATCGGGCTGGGGCGGGAGGCCATTGGCATCCCGCCGCAGCAAGGCCGCCAGCCGCCGCACGGCGAGGCTCAAGGCTTCGGGGACGCCTTTTTCGCCCCGTGACTTGAGCTCGAGCAGTTGCTCGGCCCGCTCGGAAGCCCAGAGCAAGGCTCCGCGGGCGTCGAAGGCCAGGCGCGGCGGCGCGTCGAAATCGACCAGGCAATCGGCCAGCGACCGTGGCGGGACCAGGCCCTGGGAGCTTCGTGACGCCAAAGCGCTCAAGGCCGGGATCAGGCGAATCAAGGTTTTCAGCTCGCCAGGGCTGAAGTCCGGCTGCCAATCGGCCCGAGCCAGCAGCATCCCGACCATGCCGGGCGCGTGCATTTTGCCT encodes:
- a CDS encoding LuxR C-terminal-related transcriptional regulator, whose amino-acid sequence is MKPPMLSSAAREGLLIDVVRSAYEAVSFEEFGGQILPSLERLFDTSTALLFRCDEQGRPLALAGSLAECHEYYAKHYYAQDPLHPLLRRLNPRFLHAPSLPEWKEFALHPAHTYCAQHYDFENFIHLRLSEGKMHAPGMVGMLLARADWQPDFSPGELKTLIRLIPALSALASRSSQGLVPPRSLADCLVDFDAPPRLAFDARGALLWASERAEQLLELKSRGEKGVPEALSLAVRRLAALLRRDANGLPPQPDLELALATGPLRAELQLARGSEKTFILVTLEEPESPRRIEELRARHGLTRAEAQVLQLIAQGLGDREIAKRLFVSEETVHTHGGRVLAKLGVRSRLQAALLAHGHRIEAEAERANKS